Genomic window (Sphingobium cloacae):
CCAATCGGTTCCTCGGTTGGGTGTCCGAGCGGGAAACGGCTGAAGCAGCACATCAGGAGGCAATCGATGCCCACGACGATGCCAGGGCGATCGTTGCGCGGCGCAATGAATTGCGTGCCAGCCTGGTCGCCGCCCTCGCAGACGAGTCGGTGCCCAAGGGAGAAGACCTCCTGCCGCTGCTCGCCTTCGCCACACGGATTCGGCAAGCCGGCGAGGCGGCCGCCGAGCAGCACAGACTCGACGAGGCCGCACTCGTACAAATCGGGCAGGATGCGGAAGGTCTGCAGCGCCGCCGCACGCGTGTCGATGAGAGTATGGCGACGCGGATGGAGGCCTGGCGCGCGCTGCTGGTCGAAGCGGACATCGATCTCGACATAGCCAGCGCTCCGGCAACTCTCGACGTCCTGGACGAGCTCAGAGCCGCGATTGCCGCGCAGCGAGACCTGCAGACACGCATCGACGGCATAGCGAGAGACGCGCGTGAACATGACGAAAGCGTTGCGGCCCTAACCGAAAGGCTGGGGATTGCCGCCTCGGGCGGCGGAGTGACGCTACTCGAAGGGATGCGGGCCCGGCTCTCGGCGGCGCGCTCGACCGCAAGCGTCCTGGAGGCACTCGAGGAAAGCATTGCCGGCCGAAGCGCTGAGATGGCGGCCGAAGACGCACGGCATGCTGCGGCCTGGGCTTCGCTGACCGCGCTTCTGGAGGAGACGGGCGCTACCGACCTGCAGGGCCTGGGTGCGGCCATCGAGCGTTCGCGAGCAGCGCGCGCCCTGCGCCACGCGGTCAGCGAAGCGGAAGCCGCGATCGTCGCGGCGGGCGACGGCAAGGGACTGGATGAGCTTGTCGCGTCCCTGGAAGACGTCGATGCTGACGGTCTGGCCGTCCGAATCCAGTCGCTCTCGGGGCAGCTGACCCAGCTCAACGATGAGGTTGCCACTGCCGCAAGCGCCCACGGCGATGCCAGGAGAGTCTTTGCCGGTCTGGAGGCGCAAAGCGGCTCGTCCGCCGACGCGGCCTCGGATGCCGAGCAGGCCCGGGCCGAGCTCGCTGTTCTTGCCGAAGATTTTATCCTGAAGCGAACCGAGGCCGTCACGCTACGCTGGGCGATTGAACAATATCGCGAGCGCCATCAGGATCCCATGCTGCTGCGCGCAAGCGAGATCTTCCGCCGGCTGACGATCGGGCGGTATGCGGCGCTGCGGATCGACAGCGACGGACCCAATTCACGGCTCCTGGGGTTGCGCGACGATGGCAGGACCGTGGTGGACGTCGGGGCGATGAGCGAGGGAACCACGGACCAGCTCTTTCTCGCGCTTCGCCTCGCAGCTGTCGAGCAATCCATCGCGGCCGGTGTTCGCCTGCCCTTCCTCGCGGACGACTTGTTCGTCAATTTCGACGATGAGCGTTCCGAGGCCGGTTTCAGGGTGCTGGCGGAACTCGCGCGATCGACGCAGGTGCTGTTCTTCACCCATCACCCCCATCTGGCGGCGATCGCCCGATCTGTCGTCGGCGAAGACCTTCACTCGGAATGCTCCCTGGCCTGAGACAGCCGAGCGACCTTCAGATCAAGCCGCCCTGGACTGGCTGTTCGAATCCGGAACGCGCTGCTCCGACACTCTTTCGGCGCTTTGTGTACGCAACCTGCAGCGGCACCTGTCCTCGTCCCATTCGATGCGCGCCAGCGAATATCGGTGCCGCTGGCAATTGCCCGACGGCTTCGATCTAAGGCCGCATGACGTGGCGGAGGCTGCGGAAATGCGGCAGCGGGTCAAGGACGCCTTGAAGGACGGCAAATAGCGGAGCGCGGCCTCCAGCGCCTTCGCCCGGTTCTCGACTCCACGGCTCCCCAACTTGCGTTTTCTCGTCAGTATGATTATATTTTAATCGGACTGATAACAGGTGATAAACATGGCGACCGAGACGAAGGTATTGACCGCGCATGTCCCTCTGGGGCTCGCGGAAAAGGTTGAAGCAATGGCCTCGCGACTCGAACGCTCGCGCGGCTGGGTGGTGAAGCAAGCGCTCGCCGCCTGGGTCGATCAGGAGGAGGAGCGTCACCGGATGACGCTCGAAGCCCTGGAGGATGTCGATGCCGGACGGGTGATCGACCACCAGGCGATCACGGCATGGGCCGACAGCCTTGGGACGGACAAGCCGCTACCCTCGCCGGTCAAATGAAGATCCAGTGGACCAGCAAGGCGTCGTCGGACCTTGTGCGACTGCACGAGCATCTGGGTCCGGTCGCCCCCGAAGCGGCGGCGCGCGTGGTCCAGCAACTCGCCCACGCACCGGATCGGCTGATCGATTATCCGAGGATCGGCGAGAAGCTGGAAGCCTATGAGCCGCGCGAGGTCCGCCGGATCATCGTCGGCAACTACGAGATGCGCTACGAGATCGCGGCCGGAACGATCTTCATACTGCGCCTCTGGCATTGCCGCGAAAACCGCAACTTCGAATCGGAGCAGTAGCGAGGATGCGATCGACCACCGCCGCAGTCGCTTCTATCCTCAGACCAGACCGAAATCCTGAAATTCAACCTGCCGCAGTCGGCCGGACAGCCATTTCAGAGTAGCTCTCACGGGTTCCGCCAGTCCCGGTTGACCGACGATGGCACCAGGAATGTGGTCGGCTTCGATCCGCTGAAAAACTTGCACTTCGGCTTCACGGTCGGTGGGAAAATGGGGTGCGAGGTCTCGCCTCTCCTCTTCGCCGCCAGCGAACC
Coding sequences:
- a CDS encoding CopG family ribbon-helix-helix protein, with amino-acid sequence MATETKVLTAHVPLGLAEKVEAMASRLERSRGWVVKQALAAWVDQEEERHRMTLEALEDVDAGRVIDHQAITAWADSLGTDKPLPSPVK
- a CDS encoding type II toxin-antitoxin system RelE/ParE family toxin is translated as MKIQWTSKASSDLVRLHEHLGPVAPEAAARVVQQLAHAPDRLIDYPRIGEKLEAYEPREVRRIIVGNYEMRYEIAAGTIFILRLWHCRENRNFESEQ